GCCCGACACGCCGGCGGCCCGGCTGCCCGACCACGTGCCCGAGGAGGTGATGCAGCAGCGTCAGGCCGGGCTGATGCAGGCCCAGCAGGAGATCGCCTTCGAGTGGGGCGACCGCCAGATCGGCGCCCAGCCGGAGGTGCTGATCGACGCGCCGCTGCCGGGCGAAGAGGGCGTGTGGCTCGGCCGCACCGTGGCCGACGCCCCGGACGTCGACTGCGTGGTCTACGTTTCTGGCGAGGGCCTCAAGCCGGGCGACCTCGTGCCGTGTGAGATTGTCGCCCGCAGCGACTACGACCTGGTCGGCACGCCGGTCGGACCCGCCCGCTAAACCCGCCCCAACCGCTAGGCTCCATGGCCAACGTCTGGAACGTCCCCAACACGCTCTCCGCGGCCCGCATCGTGATGGCGGTGCTCTGCTTCGCGGGGCTCGAGCTGGGCTTCGTCTGGGCCGCGTTGGCGCTGTACGTCGTGGCGACCGCCACCGACTGGCTCGACGGCTACTGGGCCCGCAAGTACGGCCAGGTCACCCAGCTCGGACGCATCCTCGACCCGTTCGCCGACAAGCTGCTGGTGTGCGGCGCGTTCGTCTACCTGGCGGCGGCGCCCGGGTTGGGCGTGGCGCCCTGGATGGCGGTGGTGGTGCTCAGCCGCGAGCTGCTGGTCACCGCGCTGCGGAGCTTCGTGGAGGGCTCGGGCGGCGACTTCTCGGCCAAGTGGGTCGGCAAGTGGAAGATGGCGCTGCAGTGCGCTGCGATCATCATTGGCTTAATCCTGATGGCCCTGCCCACGCCCCCGGTCGAGTGGCTGCGGATGGCGTTCCTGGCGTCGCTGTGGGGGGCGGTCGCGATCACGCTCTACTCCGGCGTGGTGTACGTGCAAGCGGTGGTGGCCTTCGCCCGCGGCGGCGGTCGCTAACCGACCTTTTGACGGGGAACCATGTCGGACATCGTTGAGGCGCTGAAGGAACTAACGCTGTTCGCGGTGATCGCGGCGCCCATCTGGGCGGTGCTGGTCCGCAAGCGGCTGCGGGAGGGGAGCTTCCTGCCGTATACGCCCCGCTGGCCCGTTCCCTGGGGCCCGGTGGGGGCGTTCCTCGCGATCGGCTTCTTGATCCTGTCGCTGCTCGAGGCGGGCGCCAGCTCAGGTCCCGCCGACCAGGCCCCGGCCCAATCGGCGATGACCGCCGACCAGTTTGTGCAGTTCGCGGTGCTGTCGGCTGTGCTGAACCTGGGCCTGGTCTTCGGCCTGGTGGTCTTCTTCCTCAAGTCCGGGCGCTCGACCCTGAGCGACGTGGGTCTGCCCGAGGACGGAACGGAGGTTCTGTCGGACCTGCGGCTGGGGGTCGTGACGGCGCTGGCGTCGCTGCTGCCGGTCTATGCGCTGCAGGTGTTGTTGGTGGTGGGGCTCGGCGTTGAGTCCGAGCACCCCACGCTGCTGCAGCTGCTCAACGACTCCAACCCGCTGGTGCTGCTGGCGGCCTGGCTGACCGCCGGCGTGGTGGCGCCCGTGTTCGAAGAGTTTGTCTTTCGCCTGCTGTTCCAGGGATGGATGGAACGCGTCGAGGACGAGGCCCTGGGAATCGCCGGCCGGCTGACCCTCGAAGAGGGCGAGGACGATGGCCAGGAGCCAGAGCCGAAGGACGAAATCGATGCCGGCCGCTTCGTGGACAGCGACAACCCCTACGCCTCGCCCCAGGTGCACACGCTACGCCGGCTGCGCCGCCGACGCGGCACGCCGCCCACCCCGCCCGAAGAGACCTTCGCCGGCCTGCCGCACGGCTGGGGGCCGATCCTGATCAGCTCGTTCGTCTTCGCGTTGCTGCACCTGTCGCAGGGCGCCGCGGTGGGGCCGCTGTTCATCCTGGCGTTGATGCTCGGCTACCTCTACCAGCGGACGCACCGCATCACGCCGTCGATCTTCGCCCACATGACGTTCAACACCATCTCGCTGCTGGCCGCGTACGCCACGGCGCACGCGTCGTGAGCGAGCCGCTGGAGCTGTCGCCGCACCCCCAGGGCGTGGTGCTGGCCGTGAAGGCCCGCGCCGGCGGTGCCTGCAACGCGGTGGCCGGCGTCCGCGACGGCCGCCTGCTGGTCAGCGTCACCCAGGCGCCGGAGAAGGGGAAGGCCAACGCCGCGATTGGCCGGGTAATCGCGAAGGCGCTCGGCCTGCGGCCATCCGAGGTGCAGCTCTTCGCGGGGCCGACGAACCCGCAGAAACGTTTCCTGCTGGTCGGCGCCGACCCGGACGCGGTGCGACAAACGGTCGCGGAGCTGTTGGCGGACTGACCGCAGCGGGTACAGTGCGGCCCGGCGCCGCGAAAGTTGTCGGACCGGCGCAGGGCGTCTATCATGCTGTCGGTCGGCGCCCACCCGCTGTGGCCCCGCCTCGTCGACTCGTTCCGGAACCCCCGCTGTGACCGAAGTTGCCAAGAAGGTTGGTCAGTACGTCGTGCTGATCGCGATCACGGTCTTCGCCTGCGCCGTGATGTGGTACGTCAGCTCGCGGAGCACCGGCGTGCACGACGACGCGGCTGGCGTCGCGAAGCCCGCGGTCGCGGCGCGCACCAAGGCGCTGGTCAGCGTTACCGCGATCCGCCCCGAGGTTGTCGACCTGACGGTCAGGCAGAGTGGCAAGATCCGCGCGTGGGAAGACTACACGCTGGCCTTCGAGGTCGCCGGACGGGTGCAGGAGCTGGGCGTCAACGAGCAGGGCAGGCCGCTCGACGTGGGCGACCGCGTGCAGGCCGGTCAGGTGCTCGCGCGGCTCGACGACCGCATCTACGCCGCCCGCAAGTCCGAGGCGGTCGCGCAGCTCGAGCAGGCCGCGTCCGACCTCCGCCGCGACCGCCGCCTGTTCGAGCAGGGCCGCGGCGCGCTGACCGAGGCCGAGTACCAGGACACCCTCACTCGCCAGGCGGTCGCGCTCGCCCAGCAAGAGGTGGCGATCAAGAACCTGGAGGACACGGTGTTGGTCTCGCCCGTGACCGGCACCATCGCCCGCCGCCTGGTCGAGGCCGGCGAGTCGGTGACCGCCCACGAGGCCGTGTTCGAAGTCGTCGAGAACGACCAGTTGCTGCTGGTGGTCGACGTGCCCGAGTCGCGCGTCCGCGAGCTCGAGGCGCGGATGCGGCAGGTGGAGAAGGCCCGACGCGAGAACCGCTCGGCCGACCCGGAGGACAAGGTGTTCCGCGCCCGCGTGAACCTGGAGGGCCGCGACGCGTTCGGCGCCCGGCCGCCGATGATCAACGGCGAGGTGCACCAGATCGCCCAGGTGGCGGACGAGCGAACCAAGCTGTTCGAGGTCGAGATCCGCATCGACAACCGCGACCGGCTGCTGCGGCCTGGCATGGTCGCCACGGCCGACCTGGTGACCAAACGCGTGCTGGCGTACCGCGTGCCCGACGTGGCGGTGATGTTCCGCGGCGCCGACGCCTACCTGTTCACCGTCCGCGAGCAGCCCACCCCGGTCGAGGCGATCTTCTGGGAGGTCGGCCAGGCCGACCTGCGGGTGGCCAACCGGGTGAACCTCGAGCAGTGGGTCGACCAGGGCGACTCGATCGTCGTGCCGGCCGCCGACCACGACCTGCACGCCGTGGTGACCCGTGGCCAGCAGCGGCTGACCGACGGCCAGTACGTGCGGGTGGTGAACGCCGACGAGCTGCGCGGCGGCATGACCGACGCCACCGCCCAGCGACGGCCTGACCAGGACCAGGCCGCCGACGTCAACTAACGCCGGCCAGCCCCGGCGCCCGCGGACCGCATGAACATCACCAACCTCGCCATCGACCGCCCCCGCGCCGTGCTGGTGCTGACGCTGCTGGTGCTGCTGATGGCGGTGTACGCGGGCTACTTCACGCCGGTGCAGCGCTCGCCCGCTATCACCAAGGCGGTGGTGATCGTCGCGATCCCGTACCCGGACTCCGACCCGGCCAAGGCCGAGAACAACATCGCCCGCAAGGTCGAGGACGCGCTCAAGGAGCTGCAGAGCGTCGACTTCATCGCCTCGACCAGCATGCGCGGGTCGGCGGTGACGCAGGTCATCTTCCTGGACGACGTCGACCCCGACGCGGCCCGCATCGAGGTCCAGGACCTTGTCAACCGGATCACCAACGAGCTGCCGCTCGGGCGTGAGGTCCAGCCGATCGTCACGGACATCGATTTCGAGAACATGCCGCTGATGCTGCTGAACATCACGGCGCCCCCCGGGCTCGACGACCGCACGCTCAAGACCATCGCTGAGGACGTGCAGGACGAGATCGAGGCCGTCGACGGCGTGGCCAACACGCAGTTGTTCGGCGGCAAAGAGCGCGAGATCCACGTCAACGTGAACCCGGACCTGATGTCGCAGTACGGCATCTCGCTGGCGCAGGTGCAGCAGGCGATCGCCAACTTCCATGCCGAAGTGCCCGCCGGCGAGTTCACCACCGGCGAGTACGACCGCACCCTCCGCAACGAGACCGAGCTGCGCGGGGTGGCCGACATCCGCGAGGCGGTGGTCAGCAGTCAGGGGGGCCGCGTGATCCGCGTGTCGGACATCGCGGAGGTGATCGACTCGCACCGCAAGGTGATGAACCTGGCCGAGTTCGACGGCCAGGCCGGCGCGCTGATCATGGTCAACAAGGAGTCCGACATCAACACGCTCGGCGCTGCCCGCGGCGTCCGCGAGGTGGTCGAGGGCCTGCGGGACGAGTTCCCGGACTTCACCTTCGCCATCACCCGCGACGCGTCGTCGGAGATCTGGGTGATGTTCCGCGTGCTGGGCTCCAGCGCCATCTTCGGCGCGATGCTGGTGCTGGTGATCCTGGCGTGGACCATGGGCCTGCGGATCTCGCTGCTGGTGCTGATCGCCATCCCGTTCAGCATGGCGGTGGCGCTACAGTTCCTGTTCTTCGCCGGCATCCCGGTGTCGAACATGGTCGTGTTCTCGTTCATCCTCGTGCTGGGGATGGTCGTGGACGGGGCGATCATCGTGGCGGAGAACATCTACCGCCACATCGAACGCGGCGAGGACCCGGTCGACGCGGCCAAGAACGGCATCCACGAGGTCGGCATCCCCGTGATCGCCGCCGACCTGACCACCATCGCCGCGTTCCTGCCGATGATCCTCGTGCCGGGGATCATGGGCGACTTCATGGGCGTGATGCCCAAGGTGGTGAGCGTCGCGCTGCTGGGGTCGGTGCTGGTGGACCATTTCGTGATCCCCACCGTGGCGGCCCGCTGGTACAAGAAGCGGACCCCGGTAAAGGACGAGTCGCAGTCGTTCCACTCGCTGGTCGGCGGGCGGGCCGACGGGCCGCAGCACACCGCGCGGATCAGGCCCGACGTTGGTTTCTTCACCCGCGTCTACGCGCGGAGCCTGCGGTTCGCGTTGGCGCACCGCGGCTTTGTCATGATCTGGTGCCTGCTGGCGATGTGGGGCGCCAAGATCCTGATCGGGCAGCTCGGGTTCAACTTCTTCCCCACCAGCGACCGCGGGCAGTTCATCGTCAAGTACGAGCTGCCGCTGGGCTACAGCATCGAGGAGACGCTCAACGCGTCGCGGGTCATCACCGAGCCGCTGCGGCGGTGGGAGAAGAGCGGCATCCTGTCGCACTACGTGACCTCGGCGGGGTCGTCCGGCGGGCTGGCCGTCCGCGTCGACGACGACCCGGCCACCGGCCCCGAGTTTGGCCAGGTGCAGGTCGAGCTGGTCCCGCCGATGGACCGCAGCATCCACGAGCAGGAGGTCATCCGCTACCTGCGGGACAACGTGCGGCCGATCCCCGGCATGACCTTCAGCGTCGAGGAGGTCGAGGACGGCCCACCGGGCGGAGCGGACGTGTCGGTCCGGCTGACCGGCGACGACCTCACGCAGCTGGGCGAGATCTCCAAGGAGATCGCCGCGCGGCTCCGCGAGGTCCGCGGCGCGGTCGACGTGCAGACCGACTTCCGTGACGAGAGCCCCGAGCTGGTCATCGAGCCCACCCCCAGCGTGGTCGGCCTGTTCGACATGGACGAGGCCCGCATCGCGCAGGCGGTGCAGACCGCCATCGCCGGCGACAACCGCATCCAGATCACCCTCGACGACGAGGACGTCGACGTCCGCGTGCAGCTGGCGCCCGAGTACCGCCGCCGACCGGCGGACCTCAAACGCCTGACGCTCACCGGGCAGGGGGGCGAGCGGGCCACCATCGAGCAGCTGGCCGACATCCGCCGCGACGCCGGCCTGTACAGCATCAACCGGTACGAGCGGCAGCGGGCGGTGGTGACCAAGTGCAACGTGGTGGCGCCGACCACCCCCGCCGACGTGTTCAAGCGGATCAACGACCAGATCCTGCCCGACCTCGGCTTCCGCCCCGCCGCCGACGCCGAGAAGAGCCTGGAGGGCTTCGCCAAGAACCACATCGGCCGCCCCACCACGCTGGCCGAGGGAGTGCAGGCCGAGTTCACCGGCGAGAACGACGAACGCGACGAGAACTTCGGCTACCTGCTGTGGAGCATGATCATCGGCGTGGTGCTCATCGCCGCGATCCTGGCGATGCAGTTCAACAGCTTCCGCCAGAGTATGATCGTGATGGTCACGGTGCCGCTGTCGTTCATCGGCGTGGTGATCGGCATGTGGGCGTCGGGCTTCCCGTTCAGCCTGGCGTCGTTCATCGGGCTGGTCAGCCTGACCGGCATCGTGGTGAACGACGCCATCGTGCTGGTCGACTTCGCCAACCAGGCCCGCAAACGCGGCCTGCCGGTCCGCGAGGCGCTGCTCGAGGCGGGCGTCAACCGGCTGCGGCCGGTGCTGCTGACCACCGTGACCACCATCGGCGGCCTGCTGCCGCTGCTGCTCAACATCTCCGGCGGCGCCGAGTTCTGGCAGCCGCTCACCGGCGCCGTGGTGTTCGGCCTGGCGTTCGCCACGATCCTGACGCTGGTCGTGATCCCCTGCTGCTACCTGATCGCCTACAACATCCCGCTGTGGATCTGGCGGAGCCTGGGCGCGGTGGTGCTGGCGCTGATGGCGATGGCCCTAGGGTCGCAGGCCGGCCCCGGGGCGGGGGTGGTCGCGATGGCGGTCGTGCTGCTGGCCGGCGGCGCCTTCGCCGCGATCGAGCTGGTCCGCGCCCGCGACGCGGGCGAGGCGCTGCTGTGGGATTCGAACCCGGCTTAGCGGGGGGGGAGTCGCCAGCGGCGGCCGCGAGCCGCGTCTCGTCGCCCGACGCGTAAGCGGGGAAGGCCCAGACGCGCCGTCGCTACCCAAACAAAACAATGACGAAAGGTTCCAGTAACCGTTGCTTGCTCGCTCAAGCGACAGGGGTTGGGCGCACCTCAGCGCATTTGCCACGGGTGCAATTCATAGCGGTTGGTCCAACCGCCCGGGGTGTGAGGACACTCAAATCGAATGAGGTCTGCGAGCCGGCGGCGTAGGAAGGTTGTCTACTCGGGCGGTGGTGACCAGTCCGAGTTATGGCGCCTACTACAGGATACCCCTGAGCACGCGCAGGCTCGATATGCTTGGTTGATGGCGCCGCGTGCTCTCACAGGGACGCCCTGAAAGCTGTTTGATCCGCAAATGTCGCCCAGCTACAATATGCAAACCCGCAGGCTGGCGCCTACTCACCGTTCGCAGCCTCTTCGCGTTGCCCAAACACTCTTCCAAGTACTCCATAGCGCGCGGTTATATTCAGATCTAGAGACACCACCAGCCGGGCTCGAATCTTATTTGGGTTTCCTCCCCGGCATTCTTGTGTCTCTTCCCAAGAGGCCAACCATGAGATTTGAATATCGGTGCGCGATCGCCTTGCTACTGCCGGCCTTTGCCACGGTTCCTGTTGCATCCCAGACGCTACCGTCCGGCGTCATCAACGCCCCACCGACAGTGATCGATCATCTCGAGTCCATCGGCTCGGGTACAACGCTCAACCTGTTCGATGGGGGGCGGATTGGAACGAGCTTTAATGCTGGCTTGCCTGACGGATCGAGCACCAACGTGTTCGTGAACGTATTCGGCGGGTTCGTGGACAATTCCTTCGAGGCCAACGCAGGCAGCACGGTGAACATCAGCGGCGGGGACGGGGGCTCCCGCTTCGACGCCAACACAGGCAGTACGGTAAACATCAGCGGCGGGAGAGTGCGTGGTAGTTTCGAGGCCAACGCAGGCAGCACGGTGAACATCAGCGGCGGGACCGTGGACCCCGTCTTCGACGCCCACACCGGCAGCACGGTAAACATTAGCGGCGGGACCGTGGGCGGTTCCTTCGACGCCAGCTCCGGCAGTGTGGTAAACATCAGCGGCGGGAGAGTGGGAGCCTATTTCACGGCCTACGGCGGCAGCACGGTGAACATCAACGGCGGGACCGTGGGCTACTCCTTCCGGGCCCTCGACGACAGCAGCGTCGCGCTGAAGGGTGGAGAGTTTAAGTTGAATGGAGCCAAGTACACCGGCGGTTCAATAACACTAGAGGACGGCGACGTTCTTACCGGCACGCTGACGGATGGCTCGCCGTTTATTTTCTCCCCTCAAGCCGGCGACCGTGTGGCAGGCGTCACGCTCATTTCGGCCCCTCTAGAACCGATCGACACGACGCCCATCATTGTCGATGGCTCGGGCCCACCTGCGCCGGCTGGCTTGCGGGCTGGACAGACGCTCACATTCCAAGACGAACACACCTGGCTGGGCGGCAACTTCGCCGTGGTCGACGCCACGCTGCATGTCGAGGACGGACTCATCCTAAGTGGACTGGAAGCCGCTCGATCAGTCGTAAACGTAAGTGGCGGGCACTTACTTGACTTCGCCGCCTTCGATAGAAGCACGGTTAACCTCAGTGGCGCGAGAGTGTCCGAATCCTTCGGCGCCTCACACGGCAGCACAGTGAATATTACCGGCGGTTCTCTAGGAAGGACCTTCAGCGCCTCACACGGCAGCACGGTGAACATTAGCGGCGGTTCCTTGAGAAGGACCTCCGGCGCCATCGACGGGAGCACGTTGAACATCAGCGGCGGTCACTTGAGTGGCGTTCTTTGGGCCTCCGGCGGCAGCTCAGTGAATATCAGCGACGGGACCGTGGCCAGTTCCGTCAACGCCAACACCGGCAGCACGGTAAACATCAGCGGCGGGACCGTGGGCGCCTATTTCACGGCCTCCGACGGCGGCACAGTGAACATAAGCGGCGGGAACGTGGGCTTCAACTTCGACGCCTCCGACGGCAGCATGCTTAGCATCAAAGGTGGAGTAGTCGCCGGACTACTCCGCGCAAAATCGGGCAGTACCGTGGACATCATTGGAACAGAGTTCTACCTCGATGGGGTCTTAGTGGAACTCGAGTCTGGCGTGCCCACCGTAATTGCCGATCGCGATGTCCGTTTAAGTGGATTCCTGGCGGATGGTGCAGGTTTTGAGTTTGACCTCTATTCGACAGATTATGGGGACGGTCGAGACTTCTTCTCACCGGACGCCTCATTACAGCTTACTTATGTCGCTGTGCCTGGACCGTCGTCGATCCTTTCCCTCAGCCTAGTTGCGGCCGCGATCGGCGGGCGGCGGACTCAGTCCTGCAAGTTAACACTGCATTGATGCATCGCAAGGGCTTCTGCTGGCGGTGCGTACACGCGAAAGCTACTCTCACATCGCACCTTCCGCCGACTGGCAAGTGGCAGTTGGATGCATCGACCGTGGCGCCCGGCGCCACTGGCTCTGCAAGTGGGAACCACGACAGAGTCACACTTGAGTCAGCACTGGCGAAGCCAGTGCCGCCCAAAGACTTCGTTCGCCAGTGCTATCCGCCCGTCCTCCCCGCCTCGCGATCTTCAGCTATCCTAGGACTAGCGCCTCATCGCTCGTCCTGTTTTCATTGGAACTCAACATGACCCGCACCCTGTTAACTGCAGCCCTGTTGTTCTGGTTGACGGCCAGCTCGCCCTGCCTGGCTCAGACCGAGGGCGGCTTGGCTCTGCCGCCGATGAAGCCTGCGGGGCACGCCGGGGAGAAGCCCGCCGCGGCGCCGGCCGAAGCCGACCTGGCGGCCTACCTGTTTGTGTTCCACAAGGACGACGACCACAGCCCGCACTTCGCCCTCAGCCGCGACGGCTACACCTTCACCGACCTGAACCACGGCCGGGCCGTGATGAGCGGCCGCGACCTGGCCGAGCAGCAGGGCGTCCGCGACCCCTACATCGCCCGCGGGCCGGACGGCGCCTTCTACCTCGGCCTGACCGACCTGCACATCTTCGCGCAGCGCGAGGGCCTCCGCGACACCGAGTGGGAGCGGCCGGGCGAGCAGTACGACTGGGGCAACAACCGGGCGCTGGTGCTGATGAAGTCGTACGACCTGATCAACTGGACCCACACGATCTACCACGTCGGCGAGGAGTTCGAGCGGTTCAGCGACGTCGGCTGCCTGTGGGCGCCGCAGGTGATCTACGACCCGGCCGAGGAGAAGATGCTGGTGTCGTTCACCACGCGGTTCGGGCGGGGCCGCAACAACCTGTACTACGCGTACGCCAACGAGGCGTTCACCGGGTTTGTGGGCGAGCCGCAGGAGCTGTTCCAGTACCCCCGCGACCGCAACATCATCGACAGCGACATCGTGCACGCGGCCGGCGCGTACCACCTGTTCTACGTCGCCCACGACCGGCCCGGCGGCATCCGCCACGCGGTGTCCGACCGGATCAACGAGGGTTATGTCTTCGACGACACCAAGGTCGACCCGGAGCGGGTCGCCTGCGAGGCGCCCAGCGTGTGGCGCCGCCTCGGCACGGACACCTACGTGCTGATGTACGACGTGTTCGGCCTGCGGCCCCACAACTTCGGCTTCAGCGAGACCACCGACTTCAAGACCTTCAAGTCGATCGGCCGCTTCAACGAGGGCGTGATGAAGACCACCAACTTCACCTCCCCCAAGCACGGCGCGGTGGTGCACCTGACCGACGCCGAGGCGGACCGGCTGGCAAGCCGGTGGGGGCTGGAGGATTTCTAATGGGGGGCGGTCTAATCGGAGCGACCTCGAGTGTCCGCCTGGCAACCACACGCTTCAGCCGGCGCACGTTGGTTGGCGGGGCGAACCGGGGGCTAACGCCCTGCGGCTGATGCGTGGGCGCTGATGGCTGTGGGCCCTCGCTGACGCGTCGAATTGCGGCGGGGCGAGCGGTCGCGGGGGCTTTCTCTTACGCCCTGCTGCCAGTTTGTTGCTGAAACCGGCCACCCGGCGCGGTCAAATGGAGGGTGCGCTCGTATGCCTGCTCGCCGGCGCCGGGAGGAACCACAACGGCAGGACGGACCCCTCGTACCCAGACCGGGCCGCAGCGATCCGGGCTTGCTCGTCTTGGTTCGACCGATTCGTCGGCGCCGTTTTGTCCCATCGGCGCGCAGAAACGGACAAAACCCACCCCAGCTACTGTGAGGAGATTAGCGCAACCGACGGTTTAAAAAGCACTTGCAGAAAACCTAAGGAGAAGTAGGCCCTGAGTTTTGTCCCCTCCGCGCGTGTTTTTGGACAAAACGAATCGGACAAAACCAGCTCGAAGCCCTCTCTCTCAACTGTGGGAGGCGCCTCAGAGGCCGATTTGGATCTGTCGTTACACGCAATAAGGTGTGCTTGGAGAGCTCTCACACAACAGGTCTTTTATAGAGCCGCAAGACCTCGTGGAGGGGTTCGGGAGACGCGACACGATCGGGGGTGTGGTCCGGTGGGGATGTTGGCCTCTGGGTTGGGCAATCGCGGCGGGCGACCACCGCGCTTCGATTTGGGGCATTCTGCCAGTTCTTGGTAGAAAGTGAGCCACCCCGCGCGGTCCAATGTGGTGGTGAGGGGTCATAAGAGACGAGTTATAGGGCGGATGGGAGTGGTCGGTGATCGGCCGCGAACTCTTGTCCTTGCCTGTGTGCACGATTGGACAAGAGTCGCTCGCCGAAGCCCATGACGGGGGCGCTGGTAGGGGAGGGCTCGCGTGGGCGAGTCGTGGGAAGCGGGCCGCAGCGCTGCCCGGGCTGGTTTGGAGGACGGATGAAGATCGCGATTGCCCAACTCGACTGCCGGACGGGGGACCCGGACCACAGCCTGGGCCGCATGGTCCGAATGGTGGGCGACGCCCGGCAGGCGGGGTGCGACGTGGTGGTGTTCCCGGAGATGAGCGACACCGGCTACTGGCCGGAGAAGTTCTCGGCGGCGGCTCTGCCCTGGCCCGGGCCGGCGGTGGATCGGTTGGCTGAGGCGGCCGCGGAGCAGTCGATCGCGGTGGTCGCGGGGCTCTCTGAACTGGACGGCGGGGCGGTCTACAACGCGTTGGCGTTCCTCGACGCCGACGGCCGCCTACTCGGCAAGTACCGCAAGATGCACCTCTACTCGCCGCCGCCCGCCAGCGAGCACGCGTACTGCCGGCCCGGCGTCGAGCCGACCGCGGTCCGCTGCCTGGGCGTCGATTGGGGGTTGTCGATCTGCTATGACCTGAGGTTCCCCGAACTGTACCGGCTGCCGGCGATCAGCGGCGCGCAGGTGCTGATCAACGTTGCCGCCTGGCCGGTCGCGCGGCCGACGCACTGGGACTACCTGACCCGCGCCAGGGCGATCGAGAACCAGGCGTTCTTCGTGGCCGCCAACCGCGCTGGCACGGACGGGCCGTTCAAGTTCCTGGGCGGCAGCCGGATTGTCTC
This genomic interval from Posidoniimonas corsicana contains the following:
- the pgsA gene encoding CDP-diacylglycerol--glycerol-3-phosphate 3-phosphatidyltransferase; protein product: MANVWNVPNTLSAARIVMAVLCFAGLELGFVWAALALYVVATATDWLDGYWARKYGQVTQLGRILDPFADKLLVCGAFVYLAAAPGLGVAPWMAVVVLSRELLVTALRSFVEGSGGDFSAKWVGKWKMALQCAAIIIGLILMALPTPPVEWLRMAFLASLWGAVAITLYSGVVYVQAVVAFARGGGR
- a CDS encoding CPBP family intramembrane glutamic endopeptidase, whose protein sequence is MSDIVEALKELTLFAVIAAPIWAVLVRKRLREGSFLPYTPRWPVPWGPVGAFLAIGFLILSLLEAGASSGPADQAPAQSAMTADQFVQFAVLSAVLNLGLVFGLVVFFLKSGRSTLSDVGLPEDGTEVLSDLRLGVVTALASLLPVYALQVLLVVGLGVESEHPTLLQLLNDSNPLVLLAAWLTAGVVAPVFEEFVFRLLFQGWMERVEDEALGIAGRLTLEEGEDDGQEPEPKDEIDAGRFVDSDNPYASPQVHTLRRLRRRRGTPPTPPEETFAGLPHGWGPILISSFVFALLHLSQGAAVGPLFILALMLGYLYQRTHRITPSIFAHMTFNTISLLAAYATAHAS
- a CDS encoding DUF167 domain-containing protein, whose protein sequence is MSEPLELSPHPQGVVLAVKARAGGACNAVAGVRDGRLLVSVTQAPEKGKANAAIGRVIAKALGLRPSEVQLFAGPTNPQKRFLLVGADPDAVRQTVAELLAD
- a CDS encoding efflux RND transporter periplasmic adaptor subunit encodes the protein MTEVAKKVGQYVVLIAITVFACAVMWYVSSRSTGVHDDAAGVAKPAVAARTKALVSVTAIRPEVVDLTVRQSGKIRAWEDYTLAFEVAGRVQELGVNEQGRPLDVGDRVQAGQVLARLDDRIYAARKSEAVAQLEQAASDLRRDRRLFEQGRGALTEAEYQDTLTRQAVALAQQEVAIKNLEDTVLVSPVTGTIARRLVEAGESVTAHEAVFEVVENDQLLLVVDVPESRVRELEARMRQVEKARRENRSADPEDKVFRARVNLEGRDAFGARPPMINGEVHQIAQVADERTKLFEVEIRIDNRDRLLRPGMVATADLVTKRVLAYRVPDVAVMFRGADAYLFTVREQPTPVEAIFWEVGQADLRVANRVNLEQWVDQGDSIVVPAADHDLHAVVTRGQQRLTDGQYVRVVNADELRGGMTDATAQRRPDQDQAADVN
- a CDS encoding efflux RND transporter permease subunit, coding for MNITNLAIDRPRAVLVLTLLVLLMAVYAGYFTPVQRSPAITKAVVIVAIPYPDSDPAKAENNIARKVEDALKELQSVDFIASTSMRGSAVTQVIFLDDVDPDAARIEVQDLVNRITNELPLGREVQPIVTDIDFENMPLMLLNITAPPGLDDRTLKTIAEDVQDEIEAVDGVANTQLFGGKEREIHVNVNPDLMSQYGISLAQVQQAIANFHAEVPAGEFTTGEYDRTLRNETELRGVADIREAVVSSQGGRVIRVSDIAEVIDSHRKVMNLAEFDGQAGALIMVNKESDINTLGAARGVREVVEGLRDEFPDFTFAITRDASSEIWVMFRVLGSSAIFGAMLVLVILAWTMGLRISLLVLIAIPFSMAVALQFLFFAGIPVSNMVVFSFILVLGMVVDGAIIVAENIYRHIERGEDPVDAAKNGIHEVGIPVIAADLTTIAAFLPMILVPGIMGDFMGVMPKVVSVALLGSVLVDHFVIPTVAARWYKKRTPVKDESQSFHSLVGGRADGPQHTARIRPDVGFFTRVYARSLRFALAHRGFVMIWCLLAMWGAKILIGQLGFNFFPTSDRGQFIVKYELPLGYSIEETLNASRVITEPLRRWEKSGILSHYVTSAGSSGGLAVRVDDDPATGPEFGQVQVELVPPMDRSIHEQEVIRYLRDNVRPIPGMTFSVEEVEDGPPGGADVSVRLTGDDLTQLGEISKEIAARLREVRGAVDVQTDFRDESPELVIEPTPSVVGLFDMDEARIAQAVQTAIAGDNRIQITLDDEDVDVRVQLAPEYRRRPADLKRLTLTGQGGERATIEQLADIRRDAGLYSINRYERQRAVVTKCNVVAPTTPADVFKRINDQILPDLGFRPAADAEKSLEGFAKNHIGRPTTLAEGVQAEFTGENDERDENFGYLLWSMIIGVVLIAAILAMQFNSFRQSMIVMVTVPLSFIGVVIGMWASGFPFSLASFIGLVSLTGIVVNDAIVLVDFANQARKRGLPVREALLEAGVNRLRPVLLTTVTTIGGLLPLLLNISGGAEFWQPLTGAVVFGLAFATILTLVVIPCCYLIAYNIPLWIWRSLGAVVLALMAMALGSQAGPGAGVVAMAVVLLAGGAFAAIELVRARDAGEALLWDSNPA
- a CDS encoding glycoside hydrolase family 43 protein, whose amino-acid sequence is MTRTLLTAALLFWLTASSPCLAQTEGGLALPPMKPAGHAGEKPAAAPAEADLAAYLFVFHKDDDHSPHFALSRDGYTFTDLNHGRAVMSGRDLAEQQGVRDPYIARGPDGAFYLGLTDLHIFAQREGLRDTEWERPGEQYDWGNNRALVLMKSYDLINWTHTIYHVGEEFERFSDVGCLWAPQVIYDPAEEKMLVSFTTRFGRGRNNLYYAYANEAFTGFVGEPQELFQYPRDRNIIDSDIVHAAGAYHLFYVAHDRPGGIRHAVSDRINEGYVFDDTKVDPERVACEAPSVWRRLGTDTYVLMYDVFGLRPHNFGFSETTDFKTFKSIGRFNEGVMKTTNFTSPKHGAVVHLTDAEADRLASRWGLEDF
- a CDS encoding carbon-nitrogen hydrolase family protein, translating into MKIAIAQLDCRTGDPDHSLGRMVRMVGDARQAGCDVVVFPEMSDTGYWPEKFSAAALPWPGPAVDRLAEAAAEQSIAVVAGLSELDGGAVYNALAFLDADGRLLGKYRKMHLYSPPPASEHAYCRPGVEPTAVRCLGVDWGLSICYDLRFPELYRLPAISGAQVLINVAAWPVARPTHWDYLTRARAIENQAFFVAANRAGTDGPFKFLGGSRIVSPMGELLAEAGREEQLITAELDLSEVDSFRTNVPALADRVLR